The window CGGTTTCGCGTCATCGGACTCAACGGGAAGGCGCACGCAATCTTGATCCAACGCTTCCTTTCCCGCGCTATGACGCGAAGTTCGTCAGCAGCTTCGGAAAGATCCTGATCCTGGCTAAAAACAAGGGCTACATCGTACTCATTACCGTGGGCTAAACGAATGATATCCAAAGCTATGCGAACGTCAATGCCCTTTTCTTCTCCGGCAAGAAATGTGTGTTGCGTCCCGTCTGGAAGATGTACAATCCTGTTGCGATAACGGAGGGTTCTGGAAAAAAGGTGGATCCCTTGGCGTCCCATTACGGCCAGCTTTGCGGACCAAAATGCATTCCAAAACGGATCGTCGGACGGGTCCGGAATCCCCGTGTAGAATCGAACCTGGACCAAATCCCAGCCCTGTCTCTCAGAGACCGCCGTCGCCAAAGCCAAGACATCATAATTCGGATATGTATAACCGAAGGCTTCTCGGGCTGCATGGAACAGGTTCTGGCCGTCCACAAAAGCAATCGTTCGTTTGCGAGTATGTTCGCTAGAGATCGCCGGACCCTCAAATAGAAAAAAGATAACCCCGTCCGAGGCCTATAGGCATGTCGAACGGGGAGCAAATACCATTCTAATATTACCACGAATCGGAGTGTTGTCAAGCCTCCATCTGTGTTCAATATCGGTCGAATAGCCCGACGTGGTGAGTAAAAACCGGAGAAATCCGATCGAGTCAACTTGGTCAATTATGTCAGCAAGCGGGGTAGATCCAACAACAGAGCCTGCGTGCCCCATGTTTTGCCGCAATATCCCGAAGGGGTCGAGTCTGCTCTTGACTCTTTCTCAACCACCACAAAAGTTCTTTTGTCTTTTGTGCCCTTTCGACCCCTCCCAGTCCCTGGCAATCACCTGCTTCACTCGCTCGGATAGCCCACTTCACCAAGCCATAGGGCTCCATCTGAACCTGGTCGTCTGTCTATTTCCGTCTCGGTACGTCCATTTTCCCTACGGGCTTTTCAAGAAAACCTCCAACCCTTGGGCTCCCTCTCCTCGAAAACCGTTGGACCTCGTCCGGTTCCCTGGTCGTGGCCGGGGTTAAAGCCGAGGGCACCGGGTCCCTTGGCTTGAGGCCGGAGTCGATGGAAGCTATCAAGAAATTTGACCCACGGGGGCCTCACAAGTTGCTTCAGAACCTACGTCCCGTGCCCTACTACTTACAACCACCTGAGCGAGAGAACTGCCCCCTAATACCCCTCCACCTGCTTGGGAAAGTAGTCTTCACAGGTCCCTTCCCGGTAGACATCTGCTGTTGCGCAATGGAGGCCGCCGCCGAATGCGGCGACGTCCCAGAACGGGACCGGAATGACTTCGAATCCGAGCTTGTCGAGCTGTTCCATCTGCTCGGTCTCGCTGGCCTCGACACAGACGGTCTTCGGGTCGAGTACGAGAACATTCATGGAGAGCCAAACGCTGCAGAAAGATAGCGGCGCTTTCTTGTCGTGTGCTGGTTTCGCACATTCCACTATCTCCCAACCATTCTTTTCGAACAGCTCAATCTGCTCCTTCACCAGAGGAACCCGCTGCCGATTGCTGAGTGCAAGACCAGGACGAAGCGGCACGAACGTGGCATCGATGTGCATG is drawn from Deltaproteobacteria bacterium and contains these coding sequences:
- a CDS encoding NYN domain-containing protein, which produces MSSEHTRKRTIAFVDGQNLFHAAREAFGYTYPNYDVLALATAVSERQGWDLVQVRFYTGIPDPSDDPFWNAFWSAKLAVMGRQGIHLFSRTLRYRNRIVHLPDGTQHTFLAGEEKGIDVRIALDIIRLAHGNEYDVALVFSQDQDLSEAADELRVIARERKRWIKIACAFPLSPMTRNR